A DNA window from Amycolatopsis sp. DSM 110486 contains the following coding sequences:
- a CDS encoding SDR family NAD(P)-dependent oxidoreductase → MDTRRTAVVTGAGRGIGAAVAERLHGLGHRVALLDIDAGSSAAKARELDASGTTAAPFAVDVRDPAAVRAVAEEVRRAFGEPEILVNNAARTRSRSVWDIEVTEWDDVLATNLRSVFLLTRELAPAMRERGWGRVVNLASLAGQQGGLVAGAHYAASKAGVLVLTKVFAKELAASGVTVNAVAPAATRTPVMDEMDAERLEAAEAAIPVGRFGRAEEVADLVAYLCGETTGYITGATFDINGGLFMR, encoded by the coding sequence GTGGACACTCGCAGGACCGCCGTCGTGACCGGGGCCGGGCGTGGGATCGGGGCCGCCGTCGCGGAGCGGCTGCACGGGCTCGGCCACCGGGTGGCGCTGCTCGACATCGACGCCGGCAGCTCGGCTGCGAAAGCGCGGGAGCTCGACGCCTCCGGCACCACGGCAGCGCCATTTGCCGTCGACGTGCGGGACCCGGCGGCCGTGCGGGCCGTCGCCGAGGAGGTGCGGCGGGCCTTCGGCGAGCCGGAGATCCTCGTGAACAACGCGGCCCGCACGCGGAGCCGGTCGGTGTGGGACATCGAGGTGACCGAGTGGGACGACGTGCTGGCGACCAACCTGCGCAGCGTTTTCCTGCTCACGCGCGAGCTCGCGCCGGCGATGCGCGAGCGAGGGTGGGGCCGCGTGGTCAACCTGGCGTCGCTGGCCGGGCAACAGGGTGGGCTGGTCGCGGGCGCGCACTACGCGGCGTCGAAGGCGGGAGTCCTGGTGCTCACCAAGGTGTTCGCGAAGGAGCTCGCCGCCTCGGGCGTCACGGTGAACGCCGTCGCCCCGGCGGCCACGCGGACACCGGTGATGGACGAGATGGACGCCGAACGGCTCGAAGCCGCCGAGGCCGCCATCCCCGTGGGGCGGTTCGGGCGCGCCGAGGAGGTCGCGGACCTCGTCGCCTACCTGTGCGGCGAGACCACCGGGTACATCACCGGGGCCACGTTCGACATCAACGGCGGCCTGTTCATGCGGTGA
- the lexA gene encoding transcriptional repressor LexA, which yields MTTYDDTFDHLDASSLPLRQQQILVTIRDWVVRHGYAPSSRELGEAVGLRSSSSVSKHLASLEDKGYLRRSSSMSRPIDVRAFLGTAEPQHGEDSVAVPVVGHIAAGTPISAEEHLDEMLQLPRGLTGRGNVFGLRVRGDSMIDAAICDGDIVVVRQQSEAHSGQIVAAMIDEEATVKVYRRRNGHVYLEPRNPAYDVIDGDRAVVLGTVVSVLRSM from the coding sequence GTGACCACCTACGACGACACCTTCGACCATCTCGACGCCTCGTCCCTGCCGCTTCGCCAGCAGCAGATCCTGGTCACGATCCGGGACTGGGTGGTCCGCCACGGGTACGCGCCGAGCAGCCGCGAGCTCGGCGAGGCCGTGGGGCTGCGGTCGTCCTCGTCGGTGTCGAAGCACCTGGCGAGCCTGGAGGACAAGGGTTACCTGCGGCGCAGCAGCTCGATGTCGCGGCCGATCGACGTGCGCGCGTTCCTCGGCACGGCCGAGCCGCAGCACGGTGAGGACTCCGTGGCGGTGCCGGTCGTCGGCCACATCGCCGCCGGCACGCCGATCTCGGCCGAGGAGCACCTCGACGAGATGCTGCAGCTGCCGCGCGGGCTCACCGGCCGCGGCAACGTCTTCGGCCTGCGCGTGCGCGGCGACTCGATGATCGACGCCGCGATCTGCGACGGCGACATCGTGGTGGTGCGCCAGCAGTCCGAGGCGCACTCGGGCCAGATCGTCGCCGCGATGATCGACGAGGAGGCGACGGTGAAGGTCTACCGGCGCCGCAACGGCCACGTGTACCTCGAGCCCCGCAACCCGGCCTACGACGTGATCGACGGCGACCGTGCCGTGGTGCTCGGCACGGTCGTGTCGGTGCTGCGCAGCATGTGA
- a CDS encoding YciI family protein codes for MRFLMMHRLSETHSSWNPSQEFIAKMGEFIQDSAEKGILITAEGVHPSEKGALVRKTRGGAIKATDGPFTEAKEVIGGFALLNFANREEAVEYAKTYAALFDDEIEVEVRQVVEFDELPTA; via the coding sequence ATGCGGTTTCTCATGATGCACCGGCTGTCGGAGACGCACTCGTCGTGGAACCCCAGCCAGGAGTTCATCGCGAAGATGGGCGAGTTCATCCAGGACTCGGCCGAGAAGGGCATCTTGATCACGGCGGAGGGCGTCCACCCGTCGGAGAAGGGCGCGCTCGTGCGCAAGACGCGCGGCGGTGCCATCAAGGCCACCGACGGCCCCTTCACCGAGGCCAAGGAGGTCATCGGGGGCTTCGCGCTGCTGAACTTCGCGAACCGCGAGGAGGCCGTGGAGTACGCGAAGACCTACGCGGCGCTCTTCGACGACGAGATCGAGGTCGAGGTGCGCCAGGTCGTCGAGTTCGACGAGCTCCCCACCGCGTGA
- a CDS encoding RNA polymerase subunit sigma-70, with amino-acid sequence MPSNAEFSALTEPFRPELLAHCYRLLGSIHDAEDLVQETYLRAWRGFGGFEGRSSVRRWLYKIATTTCLTALATRARRPLPSGLGAPADDHRVPVASREPSVAWLQPAPEFGAGDPAVAAAARAGVRLAFIAALQLLPARQRAVLTLRDVLAFPTAEVAELLDTTAAAVDSALRRARTHLAEAGPIEDEMTEPTGETDRALLENYVDAFTRADAEALVRLLRADVELEMPPIPTWFTGRDAVTGFLAARVLRPGRWRMTPTRANGQPALVVHHRTDDTADEPYGVQVLTVRGGRIARITSFNDPALVPVFAPSYR; translated from the coding sequence ATGCCGTCGAACGCCGAGTTCAGCGCGCTGACCGAGCCGTTCCGGCCGGAGCTGCTCGCGCACTGCTATCGGCTGCTGGGCTCGATCCACGACGCCGAGGACCTCGTGCAGGAGACGTATCTGCGGGCCTGGCGCGGGTTCGGCGGATTCGAGGGCCGGTCGTCGGTGCGGCGCTGGCTGTACAAGATCGCCACCACCACCTGTTTGACGGCGCTGGCGACCCGGGCTCGGCGGCCGCTGCCGTCGGGCCTGGGCGCGCCGGCCGACGACCACCGGGTGCCGGTGGCCTCGCGTGAGCCGTCGGTCGCCTGGCTCCAGCCGGCCCCCGAGTTCGGCGCCGGGGACCCGGCCGTGGCCGCCGCGGCGCGGGCCGGGGTGCGGCTCGCGTTCATCGCCGCGCTGCAGCTGCTGCCGGCTCGGCAGCGGGCCGTGCTGACGCTGCGCGACGTGCTGGCCTTCCCGACGGCCGAGGTCGCGGAGCTGCTCGACACGACCGCGGCGGCCGTCGACAGTGCCCTGCGCCGCGCGCGGACGCACCTCGCCGAGGCCGGACCGATCGAGGACGAGATGACCGAACCGACCGGCGAGACCGACCGGGCGCTGCTCGAGAACTACGTGGACGCGTTCACCCGCGCCGACGCCGAAGCGCTGGTCCGTCTCCTGCGCGCCGATGTCGAGCTGGAGATGCCGCCGATCCCGACGTGGTTCACCGGCCGAGACGCCGTCACGGGGTTCCTCGCGGCGCGCGTGCTGCGTCCGGGCCGCTGGCGGATGACGCCCACGCGCGCCAACGGCCAGCCGGCCCTCGTCGTGCACCACCGCACCGACGACACGGCCGACGAGCCATACGGCGTGCAGGTGCTGACCGTGCGTGGCGGGCGCATCGCGCGCATCACGTCGTTCAACGACCCGGCGCTGGTGCCGGTGTTCGCTCCCTCGTACCGGTGA
- a CDS encoding SDR family NAD(P)-dependent oxidoreductase, with protein MSFQTAVVTGAGRGFGRAIAVALVAAGTRVVGIARSEEDLLAVRDEAGELFTPLAADATDETLAAAVLRDYRPDLLVLNAGATPHMAPVQDQTWETFSRNWHTDTRHVFEWTRAALREPLAPGGVVVSMSSGAALAGSPLSGGYASAKAAVRYLRGYAADEAERAGLGLRFLTLLPQLTPTAGVGSAGVTAYAARQGVARDAFIEGLQPVLTPEQVAKAVLELAADETAAPEQVVGGAGVRPLP; from the coding sequence ATGTCTTTCCAGACCGCCGTAGTCACCGGAGCCGGCCGTGGGTTCGGGCGCGCGATCGCCGTCGCGCTCGTGGCCGCCGGCACGCGCGTCGTCGGGATCGCGCGCAGTGAAGAGGATCTGCTCGCCGTCCGGGACGAGGCCGGCGAGCTCTTCACGCCCCTGGCCGCCGACGCGACCGACGAAACGCTGGCCGCGGCCGTGCTCCGCGACTACCGGCCCGATCTGCTCGTGCTCAACGCCGGCGCGACGCCGCACATGGCGCCGGTGCAGGACCAGACCTGGGAAACCTTCAGCCGGAACTGGCACACCGACACGCGGCACGTCTTCGAGTGGACCCGCGCGGCGCTGCGTGAGCCGCTCGCGCCCGGCGGCGTGGTCGTGTCGATGTCGAGCGGTGCGGCGCTGGCCGGGTCGCCGCTCAGCGGCGGTTACGCGAGCGCCAAGGCCGCGGTCCGCTACCTGCGCGGCTACGCGGCCGACGAAGCCGAGCGCGCCGGGCTGGGCCTGCGTTTCCTCACGCTGCTCCCCCAGCTCACGCCGACGGCCGGCGTGGGCTCGGCCGGTGTCACCGCCTACGCGGCCCGCCAGGGCGTGGCCCGCGACGCGTTCATCGAGGGTCTGCAGCCGGTGCTCACGCCGGAGCAGGTGGCGAAGGCCGTGCTGGAGCTGGCGGCCGACGAGACCGCCGCGCCGGAGCAGGTCGTCGGCGGTGCCGGCGTGCGCCCGCTGCCGTGA
- a CDS encoding RDD family protein gives MTGPPEGPAGIVTRLVAALLDAAVTGLLTFGGYFAVVAALFAASPLSFRWPAAPPALAGGISAAVAIVYLTVSWATIGRSYGGALLGLRVLGRGRRLGWVRAAARALFCVVFPIGLLWVIVSPHRRSLQDVVLRTTVVYDWENDGGARVSTKDSV, from the coding sequence GTGACCGGCCCGCCTGAGGGGCCGGCGGGCATCGTCACGCGCCTGGTCGCCGCCCTGCTCGACGCGGCCGTGACCGGGCTGCTCACGTTCGGCGGCTACTTCGCGGTGGTGGCGGCGCTGTTCGCGGCCTCGCCGCTGTCGTTCCGGTGGCCCGCGGCACCGCCGGCACTGGCCGGCGGGATCTCCGCGGCCGTCGCGATCGTGTACCTCACGGTCAGCTGGGCCACCATCGGCCGCAGCTACGGCGGGGCACTGCTCGGCCTCCGCGTCCTGGGCCGCGGCCGGCGCCTGGGCTGGGTCCGCGCCGCGGCCCGAGCGCTGTTCTGCGTGGTCTTCCCGATCGGGCTGCTGTGGGTGATCGTGAGCCCCCACCGCCGGTCCCTGCAGGACGTCGTCCTCCGGACGACGGTCGTCTACGACTGGGAGAACGACGGTGGAGCGCGGGTGTCCACAAAGGACTCCGTATAG
- a CDS encoding DUF1269 domain-containing protein produces MTTLTVWKFDSPDGADNAVDTLRSLAKQELISIHDAATVSWKPDAKKPKTRQLRNLTAGGAMSGMFWGMLFGLIFLMPLIGAAIGAATGALAGSLTDVGIDDDFIKSVRDKVTPGTSALFLMSSDAVVDKVKAAIEAGGHKPELLQSNLSAEQEAALREMMSS; encoded by the coding sequence ATGACGACGCTGACGGTGTGGAAGTTCGACAGCCCCGACGGAGCCGACAACGCGGTGGACACCCTCCGGAGCCTGGCCAAGCAGGAACTGATCTCGATCCACGACGCGGCCACCGTGTCGTGGAAACCTGACGCCAAGAAGCCGAAGACCCGGCAGCTGCGCAACCTCACCGCCGGCGGCGCGATGAGCGGGATGTTCTGGGGCATGCTGTTCGGCCTGATCTTCCTGATGCCGCTCATCGGCGCCGCCATCGGCGCGGCCACCGGTGCGCTCGCCGGATCGCTGACCGACGTCGGCATCGACGACGACTTCATCAAGTCCGTGCGCGACAAGGTCACCCCCGGCACCTCGGCCCTGTTCCTGATGTCCAGCGACGCAGTGGTCGACAAGGTGAAGGCCGCGATCGAGGCCGGCGGCCACAAGCCGGAGCTGCTGCAGTCCAACCTGTCCGCGGAGCAGGAAGCCGCGCTGCGGGAAATGATGTCGAGCTGA
- a CDS encoding HD domain-containing protein — protein sequence MPPTHSEPAPAVAEPATHPRGALIAWAWSLAQRHLSRELPRRWQHVQGVAKCGRQIGPSLLHAGEEELLVAAALLHDIGYAAGLVVSGYHPLDGARFLVAVSAPPRLVNLVAQHSAAQFIAEERGLGAELARYPDERTVLRDALWFCDMRTTPDGGPTDFAERIAGIRARHGSGSPLVRALDAGAQAARHDAVRRTELRLGAAAVRRRVSPRRGEADGAAPGDGGVGAAREPDRRAR from the coding sequence ATGCCCCCGACGCACTCCGAACCCGCCCCAGCCGTCGCTGAACCGGCGACGCACCCTCGCGGCGCGCTGATCGCGTGGGCCTGGAGCCTCGCGCAGCGCCATCTTTCGCGCGAACTGCCCCGGCGGTGGCAGCACGTGCAGGGAGTCGCGAAGTGCGGGCGGCAGATCGGGCCGAGTCTGCTGCACGCCGGCGAGGAAGAGCTGCTCGTGGCGGCCGCGCTCCTGCACGACATCGGCTACGCGGCCGGGCTCGTCGTGTCCGGCTACCACCCGCTCGACGGCGCCCGGTTCCTCGTCGCGGTGTCGGCACCGCCCCGGCTGGTCAACCTCGTGGCCCAGCACTCGGCCGCCCAGTTCATCGCCGAGGAGCGCGGGCTCGGGGCCGAACTCGCCCGCTACCCGGACGAGCGCACCGTGCTGCGCGACGCCCTGTGGTTCTGCGACATGCGCACGACCCCGGACGGCGGCCCGACCGACTTCGCCGAGCGCATCGCCGGCATCCGCGCCCGCCACGGCTCCGGCTCACCCCTCGTGCGCGCGCTCGACGCCGGCGCACAGGCCGCCCGGCACGACGCGGTGCGGCGCACCGAGCTGCGGCTGGGTGCCGCGGCGGTGCGGCGGCGGGTCTCACCCCGCAGGGGCGAGGCGGACGGGGCCGCGCCGGGCGACGGTGGCGTCGGCGCGGCCCGCGAACCCGACAGGAGAGCACGATGA